The Gemmatimonadales bacterium genomic sequence GCCGAGCCCCGGTCCAGGCAGGAATTTCATGAACCCGAACGGCTTGGTCGCGGCGGCCTCGATCACCTCCCAGACGTCCACCCCGAGCTTGTCGCACACGATGGCGGTCTCGTTGACCAGCCCGATGTTCACGCTGCGGAAGGTGTTCTCGAGAATCTTGACGAGCTCCGCCGCTTCCGGCGACGAGACCGGCACCAGGGTGTCGATCGCGGGCTGGTAGAGCGCCACCGTCACGGCCAGGCAGTCGGGGGTGATGCCGCCGATGACCTTGGGGGTGTTCCGGGTGCCGTAGGTCGGGTTGCCCGGATCGACGCGCTCGGGGCTGAACGAGAGGAAGAAGTCCTTCCCCACCACGAGGCCGGTGCTCTCCAGCGCGGGGAGCATCAGTTCCCGCGTGGTGCCGGGATAGGTGGTGCTTTCCAGGATGATGACCTGACCCTTCCGGAGCGTCTGGCGGATCGACTCGGTCGAGGCCTGGATGAAGCTGACATCCGGATCCTTGAACTTCGAGAGCGGGGTCGGCACCGCGATCGAGATCGCGTCCGGCTCGCCGAGACGGCTCAGGTCGGTCGTGGCCTCGAAGAGGCCCTTGTCGAGGACCTCCTGCAAGGCGACGTTGGTGATGTCCTTCACGTGCGAGCGGCCGGCGTTCAGCCCCTCGACCACGCTTGGAAGGATATCGAAACCGAGCACCTTGTAGCCGGCACGGGCCAGCTCAATGACGAGCGGCAACCCGACATAGCCGAGTCCGACGACGCCGAAGAGCGCGTCGCGCCGCTCTGCCTTGGCGATGAGGTCCTGCGCGGTGGTATTGGTCATCCCTGGTAGAACTCCCGGACGGCCGCGATGACGGCGTCGAGTTGGGCGGAGGTGAGCTCCGGATAGATCGGCAGCGACACGACTTCTTCGGTGGCCTGCTCGGTGACCGGGAGCGAACCGGCCCGCACGCCGAGGAAGGCGAAGCACGGCTGCAAGTGCAGGGCGAGCGGGTAATACACCTTGTGCCCAATGCCACGGGACTTCAGGTGCGCCAGGAGCGCCTCGCGCCGCTCGGCGCGGATCGTGTACTGGTGGAAGATGTGCTCGTTGGCCGGGTCGACCGGCGGCGGGGTCACGCCGGGGATCCCGGCAAACGCCTCGGAATAGATCGCCGCGAGCTCGCGCCGGCGCACTCCCCAGGCGGCGAGATAGGGCAGCTTGGCCAGGAGCACCGCCGCCTGGATCGAGTCGAGCCGGCTGTTGAGTCCCACCTCGTCGTGGAAGTACTCGCGGGCCCCGCCATGCAGCCGCTCCCGGCGAAGCCGGTCGGCGAGCTGGTCGTCCTGGGCCACCATCATGCCGCCGTCGCCCCAGGCACCAAGATTCTTGGTGGGAAAGAACGAGAAGGAACCGACGGTCCCCAGTTCGCCCGCCGCACGCCAGGTCCCGTCCACCTTGCGACGGGCCCCGATGGCCTGCGCCGCGTCTTCCACCAGCATGAGATTGTGCTTCCGGGCGAGGGCCGCGAGGGCCCCCACGTCAGCCATCTGGCCGAAGAGGTGCACGACAACGATGGCCCGGGTGCGGGGGGTAATGGCGGCCTCGACGGCCGCCGGGTCGACGTTGAAGGTCCCGGGCTCGATGTCCACGAACACCGGACGCCCGCCGGCGTTGTGAATGGCGCCCGCGGTGGCAAAAAAGGTAAACGCCGGTGCGATGACCTCGTCCCCCGGCTTCATGTCGAGGGTGCGGAGCGGGATGAGGAGCGCATCGGTGCCGCTGGCGCACGCGATGCCGTGTTTAGCCCCCGAGAGCTTCGCTACCTGGGTCTCGAGTTGCCCCACCTCGGGACCCATGATGAAGCCCTGCCGCTGAATGACACTCATGACGGCCGGGAGGACGGCCTCCTTGATGCGCTCATGCTGGGCAACGAGATCAAGCAGCGGGACGTTCACTGGTGTGGCCCTCAAGTGGCGGGCGGCCTGCCCCGCCGGTGGAAATACTCTAACCTACGATAACCAACAAACTTAGCCCTGCGGAGGGGTAGAATCAACGCGGCGGAGAGCCCCCCCATCCTCCCGATATTCCGCTCCGCAGGAGGCGCAGGCAGCCGCCCCATCGGTCACCACGAGGCGTTCCCCGCACTGGCACATCCAGCCGATCCGGCGGGCGGGCATGCCGACCATCAAGGCGTAGTCGGGAACCACCCCCCGCACCACCGCCCCGGCCCCCACGAAGGCATAGGCCCCGAGGGTGCTGCCACAGATGATCGTGGCGTTGGCCCCAATGGTGGCGCCCCTGCGGACGATGGTCGGCCGGTACTCATGCTTCCGCGACACATGGCTCCGCGGGTTGATGACATTCGTGAAGACGCAGCTCGGGCCGCAGAATACATCGTCCTCAAGCTCCACACCCTCGTAGATCGAGACGTTGTTCTGGACCTTCACGTTGTTCCCAAGGCGGGTCCGGGGCATGACCACGACGTTCTGCCCGAGGTTGCACCGCTCGCCGATGATCGCCCCGGACATCACGTGGCTGAAGTGCCAGATCTTGGTCCCGGTCCCGATGACGGCGCCGTCATCGACGTAGCTGGATTCATGGACGAAATAGTCAGGCATGGGGTGTTCCGTCATCGGGGGGTGGGAGCGTGTCGGCACTGCCGTCGGGTCGGATGAGCTTCACTTCGGTCTCGAGCACCGCACCGAATTGCTGGTACACAGTGGCCTGTGCACGGCCGATCAGCGCCCGGATATCGGCCGCGGTCGCGCCACCGGTGTTCACGAAGTAGTTCGCGTGCTTCGGGGAGATCTCGGCGCCGCCGACCCGGACCCCCTTCAGCCCCGCGGCCTCGATCAGCTGCCCCGCGGTCCGGGGCCCCCCCTCCCGGTGCCAGGAGGCGCCGCCCGGGTTCCGGAAGACGCTCCCGCAACAGGGCTGGTTGAAGGGGGTGCCCTCGGAGCGCCACTTGAAGAGCTCCGCCAGCTCCTCCTCGATCACCGCGGGCGACTCGGACCGGAGGCACACGGTGGTCTCCAGCACCACCCGACCGGACAAGCCGCTCTGTCGATACGCAAACGGAATCGCCGCGCGCGGCAGGACCTGGTCGGCCCCGGCCTCATCGACCACGAGCACCGATTCGACGAAGTCGGACCATTCGGCGCCATGGCAACCGGCGTTCATGTAGACGCCGCCGCCGACCGTCCCGGGGACCCCGACGAACTTGTGCAGGCCGAACCAGCCGGCGGCGGCGGTGCGGCGCGCCGCAAGGGGAGCGGGAAGGCCCGCGCCGATCGTCCAGCGGTCGGCGTCCCGCGCGAGCCGGTCGAGTCCCTTCCCCAGCCGGATGACGAGGGCATCCATCCCTTCGTCCGGCAGGAGGATGTTGGAGCCGAGGCCGATCGTGAACCAGGGGACCCCCGCCTCGGTCGCCGCGCGCAGCGCCACGCCCACATCCGCGTTGACCGCCGGGAGGAGCACCGTGGCCGGACCGCCGATCCGATAGGTCGAGTACCGCGCCAGTGGCTCATCGGCCCGTACCTCACCCCGCACGCTGGCACGCAGCGAGGCGATGAAGCCGGGGTCGCGGGCCGTCGTCACACTGGTTCCGTGGCGGCCTCGCGCGCCAGGGCGTGCCACTCCTGCAGGGAGCAGACGGTCCGGGCCCGGCTTCGCATCGCGATGACGGCGTCGCAGGCGGCGGAGGCCGCCGAAAGCGTCGTCGTGTAGGGCGTGCGGTGCTGCAGCGCCGCGCGACGGATGAGGTAGTCGTCCTGCTGGGTCAGCTTGCCCAGCGGCGTGTTGATCAGGAGCTGCACGTCGCCGGAGAGAATCAGGTCGATGGCGTTCGGCCGCCCTTCGTGCACCTTCAGGACGCGCCCGGCGGGGATGCCGCGGGAGCGGAGATAGCGCCCCGTCCCCTCCGTGGCCACCACCTTGAAGCCCAGCTCGTGGAACCGTCGGATGATCGGCACCACCGTCTGCTTGTCGTGGTCGTTGACCGTCACGAAGACGGTCCCCTCGAGCGGCAGCGCGCCATCGGCGCTGATCTGCGCCTTGGCAAAGGCCATCCCGAACGAGTCGGCGATGCCCATCACTTCGCCGGTGGAGCGCATCTCCGGCCCGAGAATCAGGTCCACCCCGGGCAGCTTGTTGAAGGGGAACACCGCTTCCTTGACCGCCACGTAGGGCTGGAGGACGTCGTCGTGGAGGCCGAGCGACTCGAGCGTCTTGCCCGCCATGACGGCCGCGGCGAGCGACGCGAGCGGCACGCCGGTGGTCTTCGACACGAACGGTACGGTGCGCGAGCCGCGGGGGTTCACCTCGAGCACGTACACCTGCCCGTGCTTGATGGCGTACTGCACGTTGATCAGGCCGACCACACCGAGCCGCAGCGCGAACGCCCGGGTGTGCTCGCGCATCTGCTCGACCTGGTCCTCGGTGATCAGATACGGCGGGAGGACGCAGGCGGAATCGCCGGAGTGGATGCCGGCGTCCTCGATGTGCTGCATGACGCCACCGATAATGCACTGGGTCCCGTCGCAGATGGCGTCGACGTCGGCCTCGAAGGCGTCCTCGAGGAAGCTGTCGATCAGCACCGGGTGTTCCGGCGTGACCCGGGTCGCCTGCGCGAAGTAGCGCTGCAGGGAGTCGACGTCGTAGATGATCTGCATCCCGCGGCCGCCGAGCACATACGAGGGGCGGACGAGAATCGGGTAGCCGATGCGGTCGGCCACCGAGGAGGCCTCCTCCACCGACATAGCCGTGCCGCTCGGCGGCTGCGCCACACCGAGCTCTCGGGCCATGGCCTCGAACCGGCCGCGGTCCTCCGCCTCGTCGATGGCATCGGGCGAGGTGCCGAGGATCCTCACCCCGGCCGCCTCCAGGCCGCGCGCGAGCCGGAGCGGGGTCTGGCCGCCCAGCTGCACCACGACCCCCATCGGCTGCTCGATGTGAACGATCTCAAGCACGTCCTCGAGTGTGAGCGGCTCAAAATACAATGCGTCGGAGATGTCGAAGTCGGTGGAGACCGTTTCGGGGTTGGAGTTGACCATGACCGTCCGGTAGCCAAGCTCGCGGAAGGCAAGCACCGCGCGGACGCAGCAGTAGTCGAACTCAACCCCCTGCCCGATCCGGTTCGGGCCGCTGCCGAGGATGATCACGGCCGGTCGGCCATCGGGGATCGACTCGTTTTCCTCGTCGTAGGAGGAATAGAGGTAGGGCGTGGCGGACGGGAACTCACCGGCGCAGGTGTCCACCATCTTGAAGACCGGTCGGATGCCGTGCCCGTGGCGCGCCGCGCGCACCTCCGCCTCCGGCACACCGCGCAGCCGCCCCAACTGGGCGTCGGAGAACCCCATTCGCTTCATCGCCCGCAGCGCTTCCGCACCCATCGCGTTCGGGTCGGCCGCCCACGCGGCCTCCGCCTCCACGAGTTCGGCCCATTGGTCGATGAACCAGGGGTCGATGCCGGTCCGCTCGGCCACCTCGGCAACCGGCACGCCGCCGGCAAGCGCCCGCTTGATCTGGAAGATTCGCTCCGGCGTCGGGCGCCGGAGCGCCGCCTTGACCGTGGCGATGTCGGCGTCGTCGAGCCGGTCAGCCGCGGGGGTGGCCCCTTCGACCCAGCCGATCCGGTCGATCTCGAGCCCGCGAAGCCCCTTCTGGAACGCCTCCTTGAAGGTGCGGCCGATGGACATCACCTCGCCGACCGACTTCATCTGCGTGGTGAGCGTCGCGTCCGCGGTGGGGAACTTCTCGAACGCGAACCGCGGCACCTTCACCACCACGTAGTCGAGGACCGGCTCGAAGGAGGCGGGGGTCGTCTTGGTGATGTCGTTCTGGAGCTCGTCGAGCCGGTACCCCACGGCGAGCTTGGCGCCGATGCGGGCGATCGGGAAACCGGTCGCCTTGGACGCCAGCGCCGACGACCGGGAGACCCGCGGATTCATCTCGATCACGAGTTGCTCGCCCGTGGCGGGATCGACGGCAAACTGGATGTTGCACCCGCCGGCCGCCACGCCGACCTCGCGGATGATGGCCAGCGCGCTGTCGCGCATCGTCTGGTACTCCCGGTCGGTCAGCGTCATGGCGGGCGCCACCGTGATCGAGTCGCCGGTGTGGACGCCCATCGGATCGATGTTCTCGATGGCGCAGACGATCACCACGTTGTCCGCGGCGTCGCGCATGACCTCCAGCTCGAACTCCTTCCAGCCGATGACGCTCTTCTCGATGAGGACCGAGCCAACCGGCGAGAGTTCCAAACCATGCCCGACCAGCGACTCGAACTCCGCCCGGTTGTACGCGATGCCGCCCCCCGACCCACCCAGCGTGTAGGAGGGGCGCACAATGGCGGGATAGCCGGTCTCCGCCACCACAGCGAGCGCCTCCTCGAGGTTCCGAATCGTCTGGCCGGACGGCGTCGCCAAGCCGAGGCGCCGCATCGCCTGCGCAAACTGTTCGCGGTCCTCCGCCAGGCCGATGGCGCGGGCGTCGGCGCCGATCAACTCGACGCCGTACTTCTCGAGCGTCCCGTCGTTGGCCAGGGCCATCGCCACGTTGAGCGCCGTCTGCCCGCCCATCGTGGGCAGGAGGGCGTCGGGGCGCTCCCGTTCGATGACCCGCGCCACCCACTCCGGCGTGACCGGTTCCACGTAGGTCCGGTCCGCCAGCTCGGGATCGGTCATGATGGTGGCGGGGTTGGAGTTCACCAGGATGACCCGATACCCCTCCTCCTTGAGCGCCCGCACGGCCTGCGTCCCGGAGTAGTCGAACTCGGCGCCCTGCCCGATGACGATCGGGCCGGAGCCGATCAGGAGAATGGAGGAGATGTCAGTCCGCTTCGGCATCAGCAACTTCCTTCAGGATCCGGTCGAGTGCGATGGTGGGCTGCCACGCGGTGGCGGCCCGCAGCTTGGTGGCGTCACCCACCAGGTGGAGGATGTCCGCCGCGCGCATGAGGCCGGGATCGACCTCCGGCACGGCGGCCACCCCGACTTCCGCCGCGAGGCGGGTAAAGAGCTCGTGCAGCGACATGCCTTCGCCCCGGGCCACGTTGTAGGCCTGCCCGGGCTCGCCGTGCACCACGAGCGCAAGATAGGCGTTTACCACGTCCTGCACATGGAGGAAATCGCGGACCGGCTCGAGGTTGCCGGTGCGGACCGCGGTGGCGCCGGATCGCCGCGCCGCCCGCAACCGGGCCGCGAACGCCGGCACCACGAACCGGTCGCTCTGGCCGGCGCCGGTGTGCGGGAAGGGACGCGCCACGACGACCCGCAGCCCGGTCCGGCGCCAGACCTCGAGCGCCGCGATCTCCGCCCCCGCCTTGCTCGCGGCGTACGGGGAACAGGGCACGATCGGGTCGTCTTCCCGCCGCGGCCGGTTCACGCCGCCGCCATACACCTCCGCGCTGGACACGAGCAGGAACAGCGGGTCGGCCTCCCCCCGCTCGCGAAACCCGCCCAGGACGTCGGCCAGGCGGGCGGTTCCCGAGGCGTTGACCGCCCAGGCGGTGCCGACGTCGCGCCGGGCGTCCGCCCCGGAGGCGATCGCGGCGAGGTGAATCACGGCGTCGGGGCGCCAGGCCATGGCGGCGTCGACCGACGCGGTATCGAGCAGCTCCAGCGGGATCCGCGCGACGGCCGCGCGTTCGGCGGCCGCCAACCCCGGGACTTCAAGTGGACCGCCTGGTCGGATGCCCGCCTGCACTTCGTGGCCGGCGGCCAGCAGGGTGCGCACCATGGTGCGCCCCACAAACCCCTCGGCCCCCGTCACGAAGACCCGCATCAACGCCCCTTGAGACGGGCGATGTCGGCGTCCACCATCATCGCGATCAGCTCGGGGAACGCGACCGTGGGCGTCCAGCCGAGCTTCGCCTTGGCGAGCGACGGATCGGCCAGCAGCAGGTCGACTTCGGCGGGACGGATGAACGCCGGATCGAGCTTCACGTATTGCTGCCAGTCCAGCCCGGCGTGGCCGAACGCCTGCTCGACGAGGTTCCGCACGCTATGCGTGACGCCGGTGCCGATGACGAAGTCCTGCGGCGTATCGAGCTGGAGCATGCGCCACATCGCGTCGACGTAGTCGCCCGCAAATCCCCAGTCGCGGTGCGCGTCGAGGTTGCCGAGTCGAAGCTCGGTGGCCATCCCGAGCTTGATGCGCGCCACCCCGTCGGTGACCTTGCGCGTGACGAACTCGATGCCGCGGCGGGGAGACTCGTGGTTGAAGAGAATGCCGCTCACCGCGTAGAGGTTGTACGACTCCCGGTAGTTGACCGTGATCCAGTGGCCGTAGGCCTTGGCCACGCCGTAGGGTGAGCGGGGGTAGAAGGTGGTGGACTCCTTCTGCGGGGTCTCGGTCACCTTGCCGAACATCTCGGAACTCGACGCCTGGTAAAACCGGGCGGAGGGATGCACCAGCCGGATCGCCTCCAGCATGCGTGTCACGCCGAGGGCGGTGAACTCGCCGGTCAGCACCGGCTGCGACCAGGAGGTCGGCACGTACGACTGCGCGGCCAGGTTGTAGACCTCGTGCGGGGTCGACTGCTGCAGGGCGACCGTCAGCGAGTGCTGGTCGAGAAGGTCGGCGGGAAGCAGCGTGATCCGGTCGGCAATATGGTCGATACGCGCCAGCCCGTGGTGGCTGGTCCGCCGCACCACACCGAACACCTCGTACCCCTTGTCGAGGAGCAGCTCGGCAAGATAGGACCCGTCCTGCCCCGTGATGCCGGTAATCAGCGCGCGTTTGCGCTCAGTCATGGGGGTCTCCAAGGGGTGGTTGTGTCGGGGCGGTCACTGGGTTAGATTTCGCGGTTTCCAGTTGTACCGTCAATGACGTAACTGCTTGAGGGATGGACATATGGCACGGGTATGCACCGTGTGCGGCAAGGGGCCGGTCACCGGCAACAACGTCAGCCACGCCAAGAATCGCACCAACCGCCGCTGGTATCCGAACCTGCAGACTGTTCGCGTCCTGAAGGACGGCGAGCCGCGGCGTGTCCGCGTCTGCACCCAGTGCATCAAGGGTAACAAGATCGCCAAGGCGGGGTGAACCTCGGCGCGCCCTCGCGGGCGGCGCCGTCCGGACCGCCGCAGTGCTGTAAAAAAGGGGACCCTCGCGGGTCCCCTTCGTCGTATCGGAAGCGGGCGATGCCACCCTTACTCCGCAAGCAACTCGATGCGAGCCACGTCGGCGCCGTCGCCGGGCCGGTGCCCCATCTTGAGGATGCGGGTGTAGCCGCCGGGACGCGCCGCAAAGCGGGGACCCAGCTCGGAAAAGAGGCGACCGAGGACCTCGCGGTCCTTGATGTTGCGCCCCACAAGCCGGCGCGCGTGCAGGTCGCCGCGGCGGGCCAGGGTGATGAGCTTCTCGGCAAAGGGCCGGAGCTCCTTGGCCTTGGCTTCCGTCGTGTTGATGCCTTCGTGCTTGAACAGGCTGGTGGCCATGTTGTTCAGGAGCGCGCGGCGATGGGCGGAGGTCCGGGACAGCTGCCGTCCCTTGGCGCGATGACGCATTTAGGCGGTCTCCCCGTTGCTGGCGGCGGGGGCAG encodes the following:
- a CDS encoding nucleotide sugar dehydrogenase, producing the protein MTNTTAQDLIAKAERRDALFGVVGLGYVGLPLVIELARAGYKVLGFDILPSVVEGLNAGRSHVKDITNVALQEVLDKGLFEATTDLSRLGEPDAISIAVPTPLSKFKDPDVSFIQASTESIRQTLRKGQVIILESTTYPGTTRELMLPALESTGLVVGKDFFLSFSPERVDPGNPTYGTRNTPKVIGGITPDCLAVTVALYQPAIDTLVPVSSPEAAELVKILENTFRSVNIGLVNETAIVCDKLGVDVWEVIEAAATKPFGFMKFLPGPGLGGHCIPIDPHYLAWKMRGLNYKTRFIDLAGEVNTEMPMFWVRKVADALNSVSRSVRGSRVLILGVAYKRDIDDLRESPALDIIRLLELQGAHVEFHDPHVKSYREDGRLVHSVPLTVEKVEESDCVMVVTDHKAVDYAMVKKHAKLVVDTRHVMPRD
- a CDS encoding DegT/DnrJ/EryC1/StrS family aminotransferase — encoded protein: MNVPLLDLVAQHERIKEAVLPAVMSVIQRQGFIMGPEVGQLETQVAKLSGAKHGIACASGTDALLIPLRTLDMKPGDEVIAPAFTFFATAGAIHNAGGRPVFVDIEPGTFNVDPAAVEAAITPRTRAIVVVHLFGQMADVGALAALARKHNLMLVEDAAQAIGARRKVDGTWRAAGELGTVGSFSFFPTKNLGAWGDGGMMVAQDDQLADRLRRERLHGGAREYFHDEVGLNSRLDSIQAAVLLAKLPYLAAWGVRRRELAAIYSEAFAGIPGVTPPPVDPANEHIFHQYTIRAERREALLAHLKSRGIGHKVYYPLALHLQPCFAFLGVRAGSLPVTEQATEEVVSLPIYPELTSAQLDAVIAAVREFYQG
- a CDS encoding DapH/DapD/GlmU-related protein; amino-acid sequence: MPDYFVHESSYVDDGAVIGTGTKIWHFSHVMSGAIIGERCNLGQNVVVMPRTRLGNNVKVQNNVSIYEGVELEDDVFCGPSCVFTNVINPRSHVSRKHEYRPTIVRRGATIGANATIICGSTLGAYAFVGAGAVVRGVVPDYALMVGMPARRIGWMCQCGERLVVTDGAAACASCGAEYREDGGALRRVDSTPPQG
- the murB gene encoding UDP-N-acetylmuramate dehydrogenase codes for the protein MTTARDPGFIASLRASVRGEVRADEPLARYSTYRIGGPATVLLPAVNADVGVALRAATEAGVPWFTIGLGSNILLPDEGMDALVIRLGKGLDRLARDADRWTIGAGLPAPLAARRTAAAGWFGLHKFVGVPGTVGGGVYMNAGCHGAEWSDFVESVLVVDEAGADQVLPRAAIPFAYRQSGLSGRVVLETTVCLRSESPAVIEEELAELFKWRSEGTPFNQPCCGSVFRNPGGASWHREGGPRTAGQLIEAAGLKGVRVGGAEISPKHANYFVNTGGATAADIRALIGRAQATVYQQFGAVLETEVKLIRPDGSADTLPPPDDGTPHA
- the carB gene encoding carbamoyl-phosphate synthase large subunit yields the protein MPKRTDISSILLIGSGPIVIGQGAEFDYSGTQAVRALKEEGYRVILVNSNPATIMTDPELADRTYVEPVTPEWVARVIERERPDALLPTMGGQTALNVAMALANDGTLEKYGVELIGADARAIGLAEDREQFAQAMRRLGLATPSGQTIRNLEEALAVVAETGYPAIVRPSYTLGGSGGGIAYNRAEFESLVGHGLELSPVGSVLIEKSVIGWKEFELEVMRDAADNVVIVCAIENIDPMGVHTGDSITVAPAMTLTDREYQTMRDSALAIIREVGVAAGGCNIQFAVDPATGEQLVIEMNPRVSRSSALASKATGFPIARIGAKLAVGYRLDELQNDITKTTPASFEPVLDYVVVKVPRFAFEKFPTADATLTTQMKSVGEVMSIGRTFKEAFQKGLRGLEIDRIGWVEGATPAADRLDDADIATVKAALRRPTPERIFQIKRALAGGVPVAEVAERTGIDPWFIDQWAELVEAEAAWAADPNAMGAEALRAMKRMGFSDAQLGRLRGVPEAEVRAARHGHGIRPVFKMVDTCAGEFPSATPYLYSSYDEENESIPDGRPAVIILGSGPNRIGQGVEFDYCCVRAVLAFRELGYRTVMVNSNPETVSTDFDISDALYFEPLTLEDVLEIVHIEQPMGVVVQLGGQTPLRLARGLEAAGVRILGTSPDAIDEAEDRGRFEAMARELGVAQPPSGTAMSVEEASSVADRIGYPILVRPSYVLGGRGMQIIYDVDSLQRYFAQATRVTPEHPVLIDSFLEDAFEADVDAICDGTQCIIGGVMQHIEDAGIHSGDSACVLPPYLITEDQVEQMREHTRAFALRLGVVGLINVQYAIKHGQVYVLEVNPRGSRTVPFVSKTTGVPLASLAAAVMAGKTLESLGLHDDVLQPYVAVKEAVFPFNKLPGVDLILGPEMRSTGEVMGIADSFGMAFAKAQISADGALPLEGTVFVTVNDHDKQTVVPIIRRFHELGFKVVATEGTGRYLRSRGIPAGRVLKVHEGRPNAIDLILSGDVQLLINTPLGKLTQQDDYLIRRAALQHRTPYTTTLSAASAACDAVIAMRSRARTVCSLQEWHALAREAATEPV
- a CDS encoding GDP-mannose 4,6-dehydratase, producing MRVFVTGAEGFVGRTMVRTLLAAGHEVQAGIRPGGPLEVPGLAAAERAAVARIPLELLDTASVDAAMAWRPDAVIHLAAIASGADARRDVGTAWAVNASGTARLADVLGGFRERGEADPLFLLVSSAEVYGGGVNRPRREDDPIVPCSPYAASKAGAEIAALEVWRRTGLRVVVARPFPHTGAGQSDRFVVPAFAARLRAARRSGATAVRTGNLEPVRDFLHVQDVVNAYLALVVHGEPGQAYNVARGEGMSLHELFTRLAAEVGVAAVPEVDPGLMRAADILHLVGDATKLRAATAWQPTIALDRILKEVADAEAD
- a CDS encoding GDP-mannose 4,6-dehydratase, yielding MTERKRALITGITGQDGSYLAELLLDKGYEVFGVVRRTSHHGLARIDHIADRITLLPADLLDQHSLTVALQQSTPHEVYNLAAQSYVPTSWSQPVLTGEFTALGVTRMLEAIRLVHPSARFYQASSSEMFGKVTETPQKESTTFYPRSPYGVAKAYGHWITVNYRESYNLYAVSGILFNHESPRRGIEFVTRKVTDGVARIKLGMATELRLGNLDAHRDWGFAGDYVDAMWRMLQLDTPQDFVIGTGVTHSVRNLVEQAFGHAGLDWQQYVKLDPAFIRPAEVDLLLADPSLAKAKLGWTPTVAFPELIAMMVDADIARLKGR
- the rpmB gene encoding 50S ribosomal protein L28 is translated as MARVCTVCGKGPVTGNNVSHAKNRTNRRWYPNLQTVRVLKDGEPRRVRVCTQCIKGNKIAKAG
- the rplQ gene encoding 50S ribosomal protein L17 yields the protein MRHRAKGRQLSRTSAHRRALLNNMATSLFKHEGINTTEAKAKELRPFAEKLITLARRGDLHARRLVGRNIKDREVLGRLFSELGPRFAARPGGYTRILKMGHRPGDGADVARIELLAE